One stretch of Candidatus Baltobacteraceae bacterium DNA includes these proteins:
- a CDS encoding 8-amino-7-oxononanoate synthase — translation MPTNTETITYLDRIADELRNLERQELRRVVQQQSAFAEGSLLDFSSNDYLGLSQHPDVVAALNDATRVGSGGSRLLAGAHNAHRLLEEDLASFVGREKALLFSSGYHAALGAIGGLARVVETGFSDQLNHACLIDGLRLTKLTKTIYPHATLPRMGEASKLVLTESLFGMEGDAIDVGAIARSLRPDDVLLIDEAHALGILGEFGGGLAHGIDDPRVVVIGTLSKAFGAHGGFVAGPRPVIEFLQTVARTFIFDTALPPVLADAARIAVRLARTYDTQRAHLLRLAGDLRQRVRAIGFRVPDGLGPIVNMIVGDPRAALELSRQLREAGVNAPAIRPPTVPNGTSRIRITLRATHTESDVDHLVGALRRAL, via the coding sequence ATGCCCACGAACACTGAGACAATCACATACCTGGATCGAATCGCGGATGAGCTCAGGAATCTCGAGCGGCAAGAGCTCCGGCGTGTCGTGCAACAGCAGAGCGCATTCGCTGAGGGCTCGCTGCTCGATTTCTCCTCAAACGACTACCTCGGACTATCGCAACATCCCGATGTTGTTGCCGCCCTCAACGACGCAACGCGAGTCGGATCGGGTGGTTCGCGCCTACTCGCGGGCGCTCACAACGCCCATCGACTGCTCGAAGAGGATCTTGCGTCGTTCGTTGGTCGCGAGAAAGCGCTCTTGTTTAGCTCCGGTTATCACGCAGCTCTCGGTGCAATCGGTGGCTTAGCGCGCGTCGTCGAGACCGGCTTTTCCGATCAGTTGAATCACGCATGTCTGATCGACGGCTTGCGTCTCACGAAACTCACGAAGACAATCTATCCGCATGCGACCCTTCCAAGAATGGGAGAGGCGAGCAAGCTGGTCCTAACGGAATCACTCTTCGGCATGGAGGGCGATGCCATTGACGTTGGAGCGATCGCCCGGTCTTTGCGACCAGACGACGTCCTGCTCATCGACGAAGCCCATGCGCTCGGAATTCTCGGCGAATTCGGCGGCGGTCTCGCCCACGGAATCGACGATCCCCGGGTCGTTGTCATCGGAACGCTGTCCAAAGCCTTCGGCGCGCACGGCGGATTCGTCGCAGGACCAAGACCGGTGATCGAATTCTTGCAGACCGTTGCCCGAACGTTCATCTTCGATACCGCACTCCCACCCGTACTTGCCGACGCCGCCCGAATCGCAGTCCGCCTCGCGAGGACTTACGACACGCAACGTGCGCATCTGTTGCGCCTCGCAGGTGATCTCCGCCAACGCGTGCGCGCAATCGGTTTTCGAGTCCCCGACGGACTCGGACCGATCGTGAACATGATCGTCGGCGATCCGCGCGCCGCGCTGGAACTTTCGCGCCAACTCCGTGAGGCCGGCGTGAATGCTCCCGCGATACGTCCGCCGACGGTTCCGAATGGAACGTCTCGGATTCGCATCACGCTGCGGGCAACACATACCGAGTCCGATGTCGACCACCTCGTTGGCGCACTGAGGCGGGCGTTGTGA
- the bioD gene encoding dethiobiotin synthase, with product MPRIYITGTDTDVGKTHVTAALALALRRSLPLSIPVTIVKPVQTGCGPLDLGDATKAAALANARLDSAVGAQVFCRELRRFRKASDGYSAALAEGLAVPTSTELATKLQSIEGAIVVEGSGGAAVPINEHETISHVAARAGLSALVVVGLRLGCINHALLTARYLADLGVSTLGAVLIERWEKTEPSYREEVTRALHNVVPIISVIPYDPAGYELTRAAHAFEEELCPV from the coding sequence ATGCCGCGAATATACATAACGGGAACCGACACGGATGTCGGCAAGACGCACGTTACTGCCGCTCTCGCGCTTGCATTGCGCCGTTCACTTCCTCTGAGCATTCCGGTTACGATCGTGAAGCCCGTACAGACCGGCTGCGGACCGCTCGATTTGGGCGACGCTACGAAGGCTGCAGCGCTCGCCAACGCGCGACTCGACTCGGCGGTTGGCGCACAGGTGTTTTGCCGGGAGCTGCGCCGTTTCCGAAAAGCAAGCGACGGATATTCAGCGGCACTTGCTGAGGGTCTCGCCGTTCCGACCTCGACTGAGCTGGCGACGAAACTACAATCGATTGAAGGCGCAATTGTCGTCGAGGGTTCCGGCGGCGCCGCCGTTCCGATTAACGAACATGAGACGATCAGTCACGTCGCGGCTCGTGCCGGACTGTCGGCACTTGTCGTCGTCGGATTGCGTCTCGGCTGCATCAATCATGCGTTGCTCACGGCGCGATATCTCGCCGATCTCGGCGTTTCCACGCTCGGCGCAGTTTTGATTGAACGCTGGGAGAAAACCGAACCATCGTATCGGGAAGAAGTAACGCGCGCTCTACACAATGTTGTCCCAATTATCTCCGTCATTCCGTACGATCCAGCAGGATACGAATTAACGCGCGCCGCCCACGCTTTCGAAGAGGAGTTATGTCCAGTTTAG
- a CDS encoding tyrosine-type recombinase/integrase — MIHGVDVLLGLGRDEEAWIFDRADAQPWNPGAFSVASMRFVVRSGVQKLRFHDLRHSHATLALAAGTDLKTISAALGHSVSVTANTYLHVVEALQTEHASRIDGMLRGALAEAASRSSGPQRAHKPTSITKKARNNELSMVAPTGIEPE, encoded by the coding sequence GTGATTCACGGCGTCGATGTCCTTCTCGGCCTCGGACGCGACGAAGAAGCGTGGATATTTGATCGTGCCGATGCGCAACCGTGGAACCCGGGCGCCTTCTCGGTCGCATCCATGCGATTCGTCGTGCGCTCCGGCGTTCAGAAACTGCGCTTTCACGATCTACGGCACTCGCACGCGACTCTTGCGCTCGCAGCAGGCACTGACTTGAAGACCATCTCTGCCGCGCTTGGTCACTCCGTCAGCGTCACCGCAAATACATACCTGCACGTCGTCGAAGCACTCCAGACGGAGCACGCGAGCCGCATCGACGGCATGCTACGCGGAGCGCTTGCTGAAGCGGCTTCGCGAAGCTCGGGCCCACAGCGGGCCCACAAGCCAACTTCGATAACAAAAAAAGCCCGTAATAACGAGCTTTCTATGGTAGCGCCAACGGGAATCGAACCCGAATAA
- a CDS encoding MarC family protein: MNAGFIATSIATAFTIIDPIGMIPLTLAATASVPPQSRGRTIDQAVIVAAIVIAVMGLLGRAILHYLGITLPAFMIAGFAAALAATWACMRAAAAIVGRIGSTGIHVVTRLLGIILAALAVQFVLNGLVATPLFAR, translated from the coding sequence ATGAACGCGGGTTTCATTGCTACTTCTATCGCGACCGCGTTTACCATCATCGACCCAATCGGCATGATTCCGTTGACACTGGCCGCGACCGCGAGCGTCCCGCCGCAATCACGCGGCCGCACCATTGACCAAGCTGTTATAGTCGCGGCCATTGTTATTGCCGTCATGGGATTGCTCGGTCGCGCGATCCTGCACTATCTCGGCATCACGCTCCCTGCCTTCATGATTGCCGGTTTTGCAGCCGCTCTCGCCGCAACGTGGGCATGTATGCGCGCCGCGGCGGCTATCGTTGGACGCATCGGCAGCACGGGGATACACGTCGTCACGCGCCTACTCGGAATCATTCTGGCCGCGCTCGCGGTCCAGTTCGTTCTAAACGGTCTCGTTGCGACGCCGCTCTTCGCCCGATGA
- a CDS encoding trimeric intracellular cation channel family protein, whose amino-acid sequence MTTSIYVMTLVGVVAFAVSGVIEARRKQMDLVGISAAAFLTAFGGGTVRDILLGRYPIFWVTEQSYVAFVLAIAVVAFFVSRRVTLTPSAIAIPDAIGLGVFSATGAQIAADMNTPVLIAIVMGVITGSVGGVLRDVVCNEIPTIFARTQLYATCAALGAIVYLVARAIGADTQTGLIAGSLATIALRLAAIRLNLRLPA is encoded by the coding sequence ATGACTACGTCGATTTACGTCATGACGCTTGTCGGCGTGGTCGCATTCGCGGTTTCCGGCGTTATCGAAGCGCGGCGAAAACAGATGGACCTTGTGGGCATCAGCGCAGCCGCGTTTCTTACCGCGTTCGGCGGAGGAACGGTCCGCGACATCTTACTCGGACGTTATCCAATCTTTTGGGTGACCGAGCAGTCGTATGTTGCCTTCGTCTTGGCAATCGCGGTGGTCGCATTTTTTGTATCTCGTCGGGTGACGCTCACGCCCAGCGCGATCGCCATTCCCGATGCGATTGGCCTGGGTGTTTTCAGCGCTACGGGAGCCCAGATTGCCGCCGATATGAACACGCCCGTCCTCATCGCAATCGTTATGGGCGTCATCACCGGATCGGTTGGTGGCGTATTGCGCGATGTTGTCTGCAACGAGATTCCAACAATTTTCGCACGAACGCAGCTCTACGCAACGTGCGCGGCGCTTGGCGCGATCGTCTATTTGGTAGCCAGAGCGATCGGCGCCGACACCCAGACCGGACTCATCGCCGGATCGCTCGCGACCATCGCCCTACGCCTTGCCGCCATCCGGCTCAACCTTCGACTCCCGGCCTAA
- a CDS encoding NADPH-dependent assimilatory sulfite reductase hemoprotein subunit: MSDHLLELGAGVGSKVESVKAESDFLRGTIAEQLLNDSPNLSESDANLLKFHGSYQQEDRDQRRARRDEGSGKAYQFMIRTRVPGGVLSAAQYLAEETLADKYGNGTLRITTRQGFQHHGVLKGDLRSAIAEINSADLTTLAACGDVNRNVMTCPAPIRTSADEAIVEIAQAIARHLTPATRGYREIWVDGERVEQATPDVEPIYGPTYLPRKFKIGIARPDDNCVDVYTQDIGLVADVEGERLLGFTILVGGGMGMTHGKTATYPRLGTSLCFAVSDDVLGIVEAIVTTYRDWGDRNNRKHARLKYLVEERGIAWFRTEVQRRSDIPLRAPRPVRLSEVDDHLGWQPQPNGRWCFGLFIENGRIKDDETSELRTALRTVIDRFRPGVHLTAQQNILLTDILVPDIPELTRLFESHRVAIDPRKLGAHRHAMACPALPTCGLALTDAERVLPDVVAAIDAELEQLGFEDRPLSIRMTGCPNGCARPYMGDIGFVGRSKDLYDIFLGGDWANTRLNWLFATGIRLNELASTVAPLLRRWQQEGEDEESFGDFCHRLGREALTAVAAAS, from the coding sequence ATGAGTGATCATCTGCTCGAACTCGGCGCCGGTGTCGGCAGCAAAGTTGAATCAGTAAAAGCCGAGAGCGACTTCTTACGTGGAACGATCGCGGAACAACTTCTTAACGACAGTCCTAACCTTTCGGAGTCCGACGCAAACCTTCTCAAGTTTCACGGGAGCTACCAGCAAGAGGATCGCGACCAGCGCCGAGCGCGTCGCGACGAGGGTTCCGGCAAAGCGTACCAGTTCATGATTCGCACGCGCGTGCCCGGTGGCGTTTTGTCCGCAGCGCAATACTTAGCCGAAGAAACACTCGCGGACAAATACGGCAACGGCACGCTGCGGATCACGACCCGACAAGGATTTCAGCATCACGGCGTCCTCAAGGGAGATTTGCGTAGTGCGATCGCCGAGATCAATTCCGCTGATCTCACGACGCTTGCAGCCTGCGGGGACGTGAATCGCAACGTCATGACGTGCCCAGCACCGATCCGAACGTCCGCTGACGAAGCGATAGTAGAAATTGCGCAAGCAATCGCGCGTCACCTGACCCCGGCAACGCGCGGTTACCGCGAGATTTGGGTCGACGGCGAACGCGTCGAACAAGCCACTCCCGACGTCGAACCGATTTATGGTCCGACGTATCTGCCGCGCAAATTCAAGATCGGCATCGCGCGGCCTGACGACAACTGCGTTGATGTCTATACGCAAGATATCGGTCTTGTCGCAGACGTGGAGGGTGAACGGCTCCTCGGATTTACGATACTCGTCGGTGGCGGCATGGGAATGACGCACGGCAAAACGGCGACGTATCCACGACTCGGTACATCACTTTGTTTCGCCGTTTCGGACGATGTCCTGGGGATCGTCGAGGCCATTGTCACGACGTATCGGGACTGGGGCGATCGCAACAACCGAAAGCATGCGCGCCTCAAATACCTCGTCGAGGAGCGTGGCATCGCGTGGTTCCGCACGGAAGTGCAACGTCGCAGCGACATACCACTACGCGCGCCGCGGCCGGTCCGTTTAAGCGAGGTCGACGATCACCTTGGGTGGCAGCCGCAGCCCAACGGACGTTGGTGCTTCGGTCTATTCATCGAGAACGGCCGAATCAAAGACGACGAAACATCGGAATTGCGGACGGCTCTGCGCACCGTCATCGACCGCTTCCGTCCGGGCGTGCACCTCACGGCGCAGCAGAATATCTTGCTGACGGATATCCTTGTACCAGATATTCCTGAGCTGACGCGGCTCTTCGAATCGCATCGCGTCGCCATCGATCCGCGAAAGCTCGGCGCGCACCGGCACGCCATGGCGTGTCCTGCGCTACCAACGTGCGGCTTAGCTCTGACTGATGCTGAGCGCGTGCTCCCTGATGTCGTCGCAGCGATCGACGCCGAACTCGAACAGCTAGGTTTCGAGGATCGGCCGCTTAGTATTCGCATGACGGGATGCCCGAACGGTTGCGCTCGACCGTACATGGGCGACATCGGTTTCGTCGGACGGTCCAAGGATCTGTACGACATCTTTCTCGGCGGCGACTGGGCGAACACGCGACTGAACTGGCTCTTTGCGACAGGCATTCGCCTGAATGAACTTGCGTCGACGGTCGCGCCGCTCTTACGGCGATGGCAACAAGAAGGTGAGGATGAGGAGAGTTTCGGCGATTTTTGTCATCGGCTCGGGCGCGAGGCACTTACCGCAGTGGCGGCGGCAAGCTAA
- the bioA gene encoding adenosylmethionine--8-amino-7-oxononanoate transaminase: protein MGHIWLPFTQMRGFDIGERTFVRGEGCTLVDAHGRRLFDAISSVWTTIHGHGHPHIVEAIAHQAAILDHATTLGAANLPAVALAEQLAKLSGFDRVFFSSDGASAVEVALKMALQYWQNIGKAHRRRFARLTNAYHGDTAGGMSVSDIALFKEHFAPVLFETLPYEGASDVLQRDDLAAVIIEPVVQAAAGMHIIPTHLYEPLRARRDRRPLLIVDEIATGFGRTGPMFASTDLALEPDIMCVGKGLTGGTLPLSATLTREHIYESFLGDFNEGRQFFHGHSYAGNPIACAAAIASLEVFERENTLEHALNLGSALDVVLRSLSNRRSVREIRRAGLMCAIELNPDALQIEHPKSVAWGVADAMYERGHFTRPLGNAIQLVPPLASRAEDLVGFVKALNEVLDAHEH from the coding sequence ATGGGACACATCTGGTTGCCGTTCACGCAAATGCGCGGGTTCGACATCGGGGAACGGACATTCGTGCGCGGCGAAGGGTGCACGCTCGTCGACGCTCACGGCAGACGCCTGTTCGATGCGATCTCCTCGGTATGGACGACGATTCATGGACACGGACATCCGCACATCGTCGAGGCAATCGCACATCAGGCAGCGATACTCGATCATGCGACGACGCTTGGGGCGGCAAATCTGCCGGCGGTCGCGCTTGCCGAACAACTCGCCAAGCTCAGCGGATTCGATCGCGTGTTTTTCTCCTCCGACGGCGCCTCGGCCGTCGAAGTCGCGCTGAAAATGGCGCTCCAGTATTGGCAGAATATCGGCAAAGCGCATAGGCGGCGTTTCGCTCGTCTCACGAATGCTTACCACGGCGACACGGCGGGAGGTATGAGTGTCTCCGATATCGCGCTGTTTAAAGAACACTTTGCCCCTGTTCTTTTCGAAACGCTGCCGTACGAAGGCGCGAGCGACGTTCTCCAACGCGACGACCTTGCGGCTGTCATCATCGAGCCCGTCGTGCAGGCCGCGGCCGGCATGCACATCATTCCCACCCACCTCTACGAGCCGCTTCGCGCGCGCCGCGATCGACGACCGCTTCTTATCGTCGACGAGATTGCAACAGGCTTCGGACGAACCGGACCGATGTTCGCCTCTACGGATCTTGCGCTCGAACCCGACATTATGTGCGTGGGCAAAGGCCTCACCGGCGGCACGCTGCCGCTCTCTGCAACCTTAACGCGCGAACACATCTACGAAAGCTTCCTCGGTGATTTCAACGAGGGACGACAGTTCTTCCACGGTCACTCGTACGCGGGAAATCCGATCGCGTGTGCGGCCGCGATCGCGTCGCTCGAGGTATTCGAGCGCGAGAACACGCTCGAGCACGCCTTGAATCTCGGCAGCGCGCTGGATGTTGTCCTTCGTTCGCTTAGTAACCGGAGGAGCGTGCGCGAAATCCGTCGCGCCGGGCTAATGTGTGCGATCGAGCTGAATCCCGATGCGCTTCAAATCGAGCATCCGAAAAGCGTCGCCTGGGGTGTTGCCGACGCAATGTATGAACGCGGCCACTTTACGCGCCCTCTCGGAAATGCAATCCAACTCGTTCCGCCACTCGCCTCGCGCGCGGAGGATTTGGTGGGTTTCGTGAAAGCTCTGAACGAGGTACTCGATGCCCACGAACACTGA
- a CDS encoding MFS transporter has product MRLAIAVLLSTVGGVGMWSVIVALPAVQAEFGVSRAEAALPYTFAMIGFGLGGIVIGRLVDRFGIVRPIVGATILLGLGYIAASRAPNLWLFAAAHGTMIGVGSAATFAPLLADISHWFARRRGIAVAICACGNYLAGASWPPVVQHFISNIGWRETHFWIGVFCIAAMLPLALALRRKPPSQTETAGRDGAAGSEAKLGLSPNALQAALALAGVGCCVAMSMPQVHIVAYCGDLGYGVSRGAQMLSLMLGFGIVSRIGSGWIADRLGGLATLFLGSVLQCVALLLYLGFHGLNSLYVISALFGLFQGGIVPCYAIIVREYLPSNEAGARVGIAMMATLAGMALGGWLSGVIFDITGSYNAAFGNGVLWNLLNGSIVLWLLLRRQRWQLAVPL; this is encoded by the coding sequence ATGCGTCTCGCCATCGCTGTATTGCTCAGCACGGTCGGCGGAGTCGGCATGTGGTCGGTGATCGTAGCCTTGCCTGCAGTGCAAGCAGAGTTCGGCGTCTCGCGCGCAGAGGCGGCACTGCCCTACACGTTTGCAATGATCGGCTTCGGGCTAGGCGGCATCGTCATCGGCCGGCTTGTCGATCGATTCGGCATCGTGCGGCCAATCGTTGGCGCTACGATATTGCTGGGGCTTGGCTATATCGCGGCGTCCCGCGCACCGAACCTTTGGCTCTTCGCCGCCGCACATGGCACGATGATAGGCGTCGGCAGTGCGGCGACGTTCGCGCCGCTGCTCGCAGACATCTCGCATTGGTTCGCGCGACGCCGAGGGATCGCTGTCGCCATTTGCGCGTGCGGCAATTATCTGGCCGGCGCCAGTTGGCCGCCCGTTGTGCAACATTTCATCAGCAACATCGGTTGGCGTGAGACGCATTTTTGGATCGGCGTCTTTTGCATTGCCGCCATGCTGCCACTTGCTCTCGCGCTGCGTCGTAAGCCGCCGTCGCAAACGGAAACCGCAGGACGCGACGGCGCTGCCGGCTCGGAAGCAAAGCTAGGTTTGTCGCCGAACGCCCTGCAAGCTGCGCTCGCGCTCGCAGGTGTCGGCTGCTGCGTTGCGATGTCGATGCCGCAAGTGCACATCGTTGCGTACTGCGGTGATCTCGGCTACGGTGTTTCCCGCGGTGCCCAGATGCTTTCGCTCATGCTCGGCTTCGGGATCGTGAGCCGGATCGGTTCGGGCTGGATCGCCGATCGTTTGGGCGGACTTGCGACGCTTTTTCTCGGGTCAGTCTTGCAGTGTGTCGCACTGCTGCTTTATCTCGGTTTTCACGGCCTCAATTCGCTCTACGTGATTTCGGCCTTGTTCGGCTTGTTCCAAGGCGGCATCGTACCGTGCTACGCCATCATCGTGCGCGAGTATCTACCCTCAAACGAGGCCGGGGCGCGCGTCGGTATCGCGATGATGGCAACGCTCGCGGGCATGGCGCTCGGAGGCTGGCTCTCCGGTGTAATCTTCGATATCACCGGATCCTACAACGCGGCTTTCGGTAACGGCGTACTGTGGAATTTGCTGAAT